A stretch of Pseudomonas sp. LS.1a DNA encodes these proteins:
- a CDS encoding amino acid ABC transporter permease, whose translation MDMDFSEIIPALPALWEGMVMTLQLMVMGVVGGIVLGTILALMRLSSSKLLSNVAGAYVNYFRSIPLLLVITWFYLAVPFVLRWITGEDTPVGAFTSCVVAFMMFEAAYFCEIVRAGVQSISKGQMGAAQALGMTYGQTMRLIILPQAFRKMTPLLLQQSIILFQDTSLVYTVGLVDFLNSARSNGDIIGRSHEFLIFAGVVYFLISFSASWLVKRLQKRIAV comes from the coding sequence ATGGACATGGATTTCAGCGAAATCATCCCGGCCCTGCCTGCCCTGTGGGAAGGCATGGTCATGACCCTGCAGCTGATGGTCATGGGCGTGGTCGGCGGCATCGTCCTGGGGACCATCCTGGCTTTGATGCGCCTGTCGTCGAGCAAGCTGCTGTCGAACGTGGCCGGTGCCTACGTCAACTACTTCCGCTCGATCCCGCTGCTGCTGGTAATCACCTGGTTCTACCTGGCGGTACCGTTCGTGCTGCGCTGGATCACCGGCGAGGACACCCCGGTGGGTGCCTTCACCTCCTGCGTGGTGGCATTCATGATGTTCGAGGCCGCGTACTTCTGCGAAATCGTCCGCGCCGGTGTGCAGTCGATCTCCAAGGGCCAGATGGGCGCCGCCCAGGCCCTGGGCATGACCTACGGCCAGACCATGCGCCTGATCATCCTGCCCCAGGCCTTCCGCAAGATGACCCCGCTGCTGCTGCAGCAGAGCATCATCCTGTTCCAGGACACCTCGCTGGTATACACCGTGGGCCTGGTGGACTTCCTCAACTCGGCACGCTCCAACGGCGACATCATCGGGCGCTCCCATGAGTTCCTGATCTTCGCCGGTGTCGTGTACTTCCTCATCAGCTTCTCCGCTTCGTGGCTGGTCAAGCGTCTGCAAAAAAGGATCGCCGTATGA
- a CDS encoding amino acid ABC transporter ATP-binding protein, giving the protein MISIKNVNKWYGDFQVLTDCSTEVKKGEVVVVCGPSGSGKSTLIKCVNALEPFQKGDIVVDGTSIADPKTNLPKLRSRVGMVFQHFELFPHLSITENLTIAQRKVLGRSEAEATKKGLALLDRVGLGAHAKKHPGQLSGGQQQRVAIARALSMDPIVMLFDEPTSALDPEMVNEVLDVMVELAHEGMTMMCVTHEMGFARKVANRVIFMDKGNIIEDCQKEDFFGNPSARHERTQHFLSKILQH; this is encoded by the coding sequence ATGATTTCCATCAAGAACGTCAACAAGTGGTACGGGGACTTCCAGGTACTGACCGACTGCAGCACCGAGGTCAAGAAGGGTGAAGTGGTGGTGGTATGTGGCCCGTCGGGCTCGGGCAAGTCCACCCTGATCAAGTGTGTCAACGCCCTGGAGCCGTTCCAGAAAGGTGACATCGTGGTCGACGGCACCTCGATTGCCGACCCCAAGACCAACCTGCCCAAGCTGCGTTCGCGCGTTGGCATGGTGTTCCAGCACTTCGAGCTGTTCCCGCACCTGTCCATCACCGAGAACCTGACCATTGCCCAGCGCAAGGTGCTCGGCCGCAGCGAAGCGGAAGCGACCAAGAAGGGCCTGGCCCTGCTCGACCGCGTCGGCCTCGGTGCCCACGCCAAGAAGCACCCCGGCCAGCTGTCCGGCGGCCAGCAGCAGCGCGTGGCCATCGCCCGCGCCCTGTCGATGGATCCGATCGTCATGCTGTTCGACGAACCGACCTCGGCGCTGGACCCGGAAATGGTCAACGAAGTACTGGACGTGATGGTCGAGCTGGCCCACGAGGGCATGACCATGATGTGCGTGACCCATGAAATGGGCTTCGCCCGCAAGGTGGCCAACCGCGTGATCTTCATGGACAAGGGCAACATCATCGAGGATTGCCAGAAGGAAGACTTCTTCGGCAACCCGAGCGCCCGCCACGAACGTACCCAGCACTTCCTCAGCAAGATCCTGCAGCACTGA
- a CDS encoding sensor histidine kinase — protein MKCDPSLLLPAKPAVKSRLLRQLLLPPLIILLMVGLGMAGYLISESNGIRTLSENGERQLELHARTVESEISKYTYLPSLLELEDSVSHLLTDPDGGSRQTVNEYLEGLNRRSRSRAIFVLDTNGRVQATSNWRDADSFLGEDLSFRAYFQTAVRGEPGRFYGIGSTTGEAGYYLAHGLEEHGKIIGVAVIKVRLDTLEERWQRARLEAFVSDENGIIILSSDPARRLKSVRPLTPQIKERLARSLQYYWWPLNELQPLARETLADGVEKLTFPANSETAQGKAHEVAYLAQTRRLADTPWHFTLLTPLQDLRRESMVQGILVGVAFALLAILGIAWNERRKVIATRLAAREALQEANSQLERRIAERTADLRASNERLKGQIRERRHAEQTLRHAQDELVQAGKLAAIGQMSTSIAHELNQPLAALRTLSGNTVRFLERGALETASTNLRTMNDLIDRMGRITASLRSFARRADDSGQASLAKAVDATLQVLANRISACHLQLHNQFEDQQLAIDQTRLEQILVNLIGNALDAMAAQPLPQLWLEGELQGDKYRLQVRDNGHGIDAEARKHLFEPFFTTKPGEHGLGLGLTLSASLAAAAKGSLNVEHPASGGTAFVLALPLVSPPSESAEHP, from the coding sequence ATGAAATGCGATCCTTCGCTTCTTCTCCCTGCCAAGCCTGCCGTGAAATCCCGCCTCCTCCGCCAATTGCTGTTGCCGCCACTGATCATCCTGCTGATGGTCGGCCTGGGCATGGCTGGCTACCTGATCAGCGAGAGCAACGGCATCCGCACCCTCAGCGAAAACGGCGAGCGCCAGCTGGAGCTGCACGCGCGCACGGTCGAGAGCGAAATCAGCAAGTACACCTACCTGCCGAGCCTGCTGGAGCTGGAAGACAGCGTCTCGCACCTGCTCACCGACCCTGACGGCGGCTCGCGGCAGACCGTCAACGAATACCTCGAAGGCCTGAACCGGCGCAGCCGCAGCCGGGCCATCTTCGTCCTCGACACCAACGGCCGGGTCCAGGCCACCAGCAACTGGCGCGATGCCGACTCGTTCCTCGGCGAGGACCTGTCGTTCCGGGCCTACTTCCAGACCGCCGTGCGCGGCGAGCCCGGGCGTTTCTACGGTATCGGCAGCACCACCGGCGAGGCCGGATATTACCTGGCCCATGGCCTGGAAGAGCACGGCAAGATCATTGGCGTGGCGGTGATCAAAGTGCGCCTGGACACCCTCGAGGAGCGCTGGCAGCGTGCCCGCCTGGAGGCGTTCGTCAGCGACGAGAACGGCATCATCATCCTCTCCAGCGACCCGGCCCGGCGCCTGAAGTCGGTACGCCCGCTGACCCCGCAAATCAAGGAGCGCCTGGCCCGAAGCCTGCAGTACTACTGGTGGCCGCTGAACGAGCTGCAACCCCTGGCCCGGGAAACCCTGGCCGATGGCGTGGAAAAGCTGACCTTCCCGGCCAACAGCGAAACCGCACAGGGCAAGGCCCACGAAGTGGCCTACCTGGCCCAGACCCGGCGCCTGGCCGATACACCCTGGCACTTCACCCTGCTGACCCCGCTGCAGGACCTGCGCCGCGAATCCATGGTGCAAGGCATCCTGGTGGGCGTGGCCTTCGCCTTGCTGGCGATCCTCGGCATCGCCTGGAACGAACGGCGCAAGGTCATCGCCACCCGCCTGGCAGCCCGCGAGGCCCTGCAGGAAGCCAACAGTCAGCTGGAGCGACGGATCGCCGAACGCACGGCCGACCTGCGCGCCAGCAACGAACGCCTGAAGGGCCAGATTCGCGAGCGCCGGCATGCCGAGCAAACCCTGCGCCACGCCCAGGATGAGCTGGTACAGGCCGGCAAGCTGGCCGCCATCGGGCAGATGTCGACCAGCATCGCCCACGAACTGAACCAGCCGCTGGCCGCGCTGCGCACCCTGTCCGGCAATACCGTGCGCTTCCTCGAACGCGGGGCGCTGGAAACCGCCAGCACCAACCTGCGCACCATGAACGACCTGATTGACCGCATGGGCCGTATCACCGCCAGCCTGCGCTCGTTCGCCCGGCGCGCTGACGACAGCGGCCAGGCCTCGCTGGCCAAGGCGGTGGACGCAACCCTGCAGGTGCTGGCCAACCGCATCAGCGCCTGCCACCTGCAGTTGCACAATCAGTTCGAGGACCAGCAACTGGCCATCGACCAGACCCGCCTGGAGCAGATCCTGGTCAACCTGATCGGCAACGCCCTGGATGCCATGGCCGCCCAGCCACTGCCGCAGCTGTGGCTGGAAGGCGAGCTGCAGGGCGACAAGTACCGTTTGCAGGTGCGCGACAATGGCCACGGCATCGACGCCGAGGCGCGCAAGCACCTGTTCGAACCTTTCTTCACCACCAAACCGGGCGAACACGGCCTGGGCCTGGGCCTGACCCTGTCGGCGAGCCTTGCCGCCGCCGCCAAGGGCAGCCTCAACGTCGAGCACCCCGCCAGCGGCGGCACGGCCTTCGTCCTGGCCCTGCCGCTGGTATCCCCCCCTAGCGAATCGGCAGAGCACCCATGA
- a CDS encoding sigma-54-dependent transcriptional regulator, with product MNQAPLTVLIVEDDPHVLLGCQQALALEDIACEGVGSAEQALERIGDDFAGIVVSDIRLPGIDGLELLNRLKARDRSLPVVLITGHGDIDMAVGAMRNGAYDFMEKPFSPERLVDVVRRALEQRGLSREVVALRRQLAEQSSLEGRIIGRSPAMEHLRELIANVADTSANVLIEGETGTGKELVARCLHDFSRRQGQPFVALNCGGLPENLFESEIFGHEANAFTGAGKRRIGKIEHANGGTLFLDEVESMPINLQIKLLRVLQERTLERLGSNQSIPVDCRVIAATKSDLDAMGQSGQFRSDLYYRLNVVTLELPPLRERREDILQLFEHFLQQSALRFDRETPALDSQTLSRLMAHDWPGNVRELRNVAERYALGLPAFKKGPSGGASQGLGFAEAVEAFERNLLSDALQRTGGNLSQASQELGMAKTTLFDKVKKYGLG from the coding sequence ATGAACCAAGCGCCTCTTACCGTCCTGATCGTCGAAGACGACCCGCATGTGCTGCTCGGCTGCCAGCAGGCGCTGGCCCTGGAAGACATCGCCTGTGAAGGCGTGGGCAGCGCCGAGCAAGCGCTGGAACGCATCGGCGACGACTTCGCCGGCATCGTCGTCAGCGATATCCGCCTGCCGGGCATCGATGGCCTGGAGCTGCTCAACCGCCTCAAGGCCCGCGACCGCAGCCTGCCGGTGGTGCTGATCACCGGCCACGGCGATATCGACATGGCGGTCGGCGCCATGCGCAATGGCGCCTACGACTTCATGGAAAAGCCCTTCTCCCCGGAGCGCCTGGTCGACGTGGTGCGCCGCGCCCTTGAACAGCGCGGGCTGTCGCGCGAAGTGGTGGCCCTGCGCCGCCAGTTGGCCGAGCAAAGCAGCCTGGAGGGGCGCATCATTGGCCGCTCGCCAGCCATGGAGCACCTGCGCGAACTGATCGCCAACGTTGCCGATACCTCGGCCAACGTGTTGATCGAAGGCGAGACCGGTACCGGCAAGGAACTGGTCGCCCGCTGCCTGCACGACTTCAGCCGCCGCCAGGGCCAGCCGTTCGTGGCGCTGAACTGTGGCGGCCTGCCGGAAAACCTGTTCGAAAGCGAGATTTTCGGCCACGAAGCCAACGCCTTCACCGGCGCCGGCAAACGCCGCATCGGCAAGATCGAACACGCCAACGGCGGCACGCTGTTCCTCGACGAAGTGGAGAGCATGCCGATCAACCTGCAGATCAAGCTGTTGCGCGTGCTGCAGGAGCGCACCCTGGAGCGGCTGGGCTCGAACCAGAGCATTCCGGTGGACTGCCGGGTCATCGCCGCCACCAAGTCCGACCTGGATGCCATGGGCCAGAGCGGCCAGTTCCGCAGCGACCTGTATTACCGGCTGAACGTGGTAACCCTGGAGCTGCCGCCGCTGCGCGAGCGCCGCGAAGACATCCTGCAGCTGTTCGAACACTTCCTGCAGCAGTCTGCCCTGCGCTTCGACCGTGAAACACCTGCCCTGGACAGCCAGACCCTGTCGCGCCTGATGGCCCACGACTGGCCGGGCAACGTGCGTGAGCTGCGCAACGTCGCCGAACGCTATGCCCTCGGCCTGCCGGCGTTCAAGAAAGGCCCCAGCGGTGGTGCCAGCCAAGGTCTGGGCTTTGCCGAGGCGGTGGAAGCGTTCGAGCGCAACCTGCTCAGCGACGCCCTGCAACGCACTGGCGGCAACCTGAGCCAGGCCAGCCAGGAGCTGGGCATGGCCAAGACCACGCTGTTCGACAAAGTGAAAAAATACGGCCTCGGCTGA
- a CDS encoding GlpM family protein: MDLVFKAALGAGVVLLLAVLSKTRNYYIAGLVPLFPTFALIAHYIVGKGRSIADLKTTILFGMWSIIPYFVYLATLYVLVDRLRLEASLALATVAWLMAATVLVTLWVRMH; encoded by the coding sequence GTGGACCTGGTATTCAAAGCGGCCCTTGGCGCTGGCGTGGTGCTGCTGCTGGCGGTGCTGTCGAAGACGCGCAATTACTACATCGCCGGGCTGGTGCCGCTGTTCCCTACCTTCGCCCTGATTGCCCATTACATCGTCGGCAAAGGGCGCAGCATTGCCGACCTGAAGACCACCATCCTGTTCGGCATGTGGTCGATCATTCCGTACTTCGTGTACCTGGCGACCTTGTATGTGCTGGTCGACCGCCTGCGCCTGGAGGCATCGCTGGCACTGGCCACGGTGGCCTGGCTGATGGCCGCGACCGTGCTGGTGACCTTGTGGGTGCGGATGCACTGA
- a CDS encoding alpha/beta fold hydrolase: protein MRAFWLFLFCVFGVPASFAEQRCDAQVPVQRAELGAVSLVYQSVGAPRDPALLLVMGLGGQLIHWPDDVVEALCRQGFRVIRYDNRDVGLSRWSQLPPSANLTVELLRYKLGLPVVAPYTLTDMADDGLRLMDALGVRQFHVLGVSMGGMIAQHLAAMAPERVRSLTLVMSSSGAAGLPAPDPALVQLLARRSAPNREVAIEQQADLLAALGSPEVHDDRAALLQQAAVAYDRAFNPDGAKRQIMAILAEPSRVELLNRLRVPTLVVHGTADPLLPVMHGVHLAAHIQGSQLLLIPGLAHRFQEPFKAPLLGAVLPYLQAHRQDVTHIAGL, encoded by the coding sequence ATGCGGGCTTTTTGGCTTTTTCTTTTCTGTGTATTCGGCGTACCTGCGAGTTTCGCTGAACAGCGTTGTGACGCCCAGGTGCCGGTGCAGCGGGCCGAGCTGGGGGCGGTCAGCCTGGTGTACCAGAGTGTCGGTGCGCCACGCGACCCTGCCTTGCTGCTGGTGATGGGCCTGGGCGGGCAGCTGATCCACTGGCCGGACGATGTGGTCGAGGCGTTGTGCCGCCAGGGCTTTCGGGTGATCCGCTATGACAACCGCGATGTCGGCCTGTCACGCTGGAGCCAGTTGCCACCGTCGGCCAACCTGACGGTCGAATTGCTGCGCTACAAACTGGGCCTGCCGGTGGTTGCGCCTTATACGCTGACCGACATGGCGGACGATGGTCTGCGCCTGATGGATGCGTTGGGCGTGCGCCAGTTCCACGTGCTGGGGGTGAGCATGGGCGGCATGATTGCCCAGCACCTGGCGGCCATGGCGCCCGAGCGCGTGCGCAGCCTGACGCTGGTCATGTCCAGTTCAGGGGCGGCGGGGTTGCCGGCGCCGGATCCGGCGCTGGTGCAACTGCTGGCCCGGCGCAGCGCGCCGAACCGCGAAGTGGCCATCGAACAGCAGGCCGACCTGCTGGCGGCGCTGGGCAGCCCCGAGGTGCATGACGACCGTGCAGCCTTGCTGCAGCAGGCGGCCGTGGCCTACGACCGGGCGTTCAACCCTGACGGGGCCAAGCGCCAGATCATGGCAATCCTGGCCGAGCCGAGCCGCGTCGAGCTATTGAACCGGTTGAGGGTGCCGACATTGGTGGTGCATGGTACGGCCGACCCATTGCTGCCGGTAATGCATGGCGTGCACCTTGCGGCACATATTCAAGGTAGCCAGTTGCTTTTGATACCGGGGTTGGCGCACCGCTTCCAGGAGCCGTTCAAGGCGCCGCTGCTGGGGGCTGTGTTGCCCTACCTGCAGGCGCATCGGCAGGATGTCACGCATATCGCAGGGCTCTGA
- the metR gene encoding transcriptional regulator MetR has product MLEIRHLKTLHALREADSLVEAAERLHLTQSALSHQFKELEERLGLPLFVRKTKPIRFTSAGLRLLQLADATLPLLRSAERDIARLAGGTAGRLHMAIECHSCFQWLMPTIDQFRDAWPEVELDLASGFAFAPLPALARGDLDLVVTSDPLDLAGITYVPLFTYEAMLAVANQHPLASKPYIVPQDLLDQTLITYPVERDRLDIFTRFLEPADIEPAAVRTSELTVMMMQLVASGRGVCGMPHWALHEYSSRGYVKGKRLGEKGLFATLYAAVRTDMLDAPYMRDFLLTAKDTSFATLDGVSAVR; this is encoded by the coding sequence GTGCTGGAGATCCGTCACCTGAAAACCCTTCATGCCCTGCGCGAGGCCGACAGCCTGGTGGAGGCTGCCGAGCGCCTGCACCTGACCCAGTCGGCGCTGTCGCACCAGTTCAAGGAGCTGGAAGAGCGCCTGGGCCTGCCGCTGTTCGTACGCAAGACCAAGCCGATCCGCTTCACCAGCGCCGGGCTACGCCTGCTGCAATTGGCCGATGCCACCCTGCCGCTGCTGCGCAGCGCCGAACGAGACATCGCGCGCCTGGCCGGTGGCACCGCCGGGCGCCTGCACATGGCCATCGAATGCCACAGCTGCTTCCAGTGGCTGATGCCGACCATCGACCAGTTCCGCGATGCCTGGCCGGAAGTGGAGCTGGACCTGGCCTCAGGCTTTGCCTTTGCCCCGCTGCCGGCCCTGGCCCGCGGCGACCTCGACCTGGTGGTGACCTCCGACCCGCTGGACCTGGCGGGCATCACCTACGTACCGCTGTTCACCTACGAGGCGATGCTGGCGGTGGCCAACCAGCATCCGTTGGCCAGCAAACCCTACATCGTGCCGCAGGACCTGCTCGACCAGACCCTGATCACCTACCCGGTGGAGCGCGATCGCCTGGACATCTTCACCCGCTTCCTGGAGCCGGCCGACATCGAGCCGGCCGCCGTGCGCACGTCGGAGCTGACGGTGATGATGATGCAACTGGTGGCCAGCGGCCGTGGCGTTTGCGGCATGCCGCACTGGGCGCTGCACGAGTACAGCTCGCGCGGGTATGTGAAGGGCAAGCGCCTGGGCGAGAAAGGCCTGTTCGCCACGCTTTACGCCGCCGTGCGCACCGACATGCTCGATGCGCCGTACATGCGCGACTTCTTGCTGACAGCCAAGGACACCTCGTTCGCCACCCTCGATGGTGTCAGCGCGGTGCGCTGA
- a CDS encoding NUDIX hydrolase encodes MPKTIRIAAALLIDPQGRTLLVRKRGTQAFMQPGGKIDAGESPLQALVRELHEELGLHLDPAQAVHLGQFSAPAANEPGFEVQAELFRVDSAAAVRPAAEIEEVVWLAADQVPAMHLAPLTRDLILPLYRQAVSAPR; translated from the coding sequence ATGCCCAAGACCATCCGCATCGCCGCCGCCCTGCTGATCGACCCCCAGGGCCGCACCTTGCTGGTTCGCAAGCGCGGCACCCAGGCCTTCATGCAACCTGGCGGCAAGATCGATGCTGGCGAATCCCCGCTGCAGGCGCTGGTGCGCGAGCTGCATGAGGAACTGGGCCTGCACCTCGACCCGGCCCAGGCCGTGCACCTGGGCCAGTTCAGCGCCCCGGCCGCCAACGAGCCGGGCTTCGAGGTACAGGCCGAACTGTTCCGTGTCGACAGCGCCGCCGCCGTGCGCCCGGCCGCGGAGATCGAAGAGGTGGTTTGGCTGGCCGCTGACCAGGTACCCGCCATGCACCTGGCTCCCCTGACCCGCGACCTGATCCTGCCGCTGTACCGCCAGGCCGTCAGCGCACCGCGCTGA